A single region of the Ictalurus punctatus breed USDA103 chromosome 17, Coco_2.0, whole genome shotgun sequence genome encodes:
- the tlcd5a gene encoding TLC domain-containing protein 5a: MSLLVLGVGVCLAGWIALYVLLCYTNGSCGYEWNCRLVTLFHGILAVCITAYIGYIDGPWPFTYPGTKNTPVQITAMVLSLGYFIFDMAWCVYFQTEGLVMLAHHTMSILGILLTLWLGESGIESCAVIFGSEITNPLLQTRWFLKHSGRYNTFLGDLVDILFVFLFVIMRVFVGGAMLYCELISPRPKFIIKCGGVAMYVLSWVFVADIFRFAYRKSSVKFQHWKSPAQVHADINGQEIKRD, translated from the exons ATGTCGCTGCTGGTTCTTGGAGTAGGTGTTTGCTTGGCTGGGTGGATCGCTCTTTATGTGCTGCTGTGTTACACAAACGGCTCTTGTGGCTATGAATGGAACTGTCGGCTGGTCACACTGTTTCATGGCATCCTCGCAGTGTGTATAACTGCATACATAGGCTACATAGATGGACCATGGCCTTTCACCTATCCAG GCACAAAGAACACCCCTGTCCAAATCACAGCAATGGTGCTCAGTCTAGGCTACTTCATCTTCGACATGGCCTGGTGCGTGTACTTCCAGACTGAGGGTCTGGTAATGCTTGCCCACCATACCATGAGCATTCTGGGTATTCTGCTGACCCTGTGGCTGGGTGAGTCGGGTATCGAGTCCTGCGCCGTGATCTTCGGCAGCGAGATTACCAACCCGCTGTTGCAGACCCGCTGGTTCCTGAAGCACTCTGGCCGCTACAACACTTTCCTGGGCGACTTGGTGGACATCCTGTTCGTGTTCTTGTTTGTCATTATGCGAGTATTCGTGGGCGGCGCCATGCTGTACTGTGAGCTGATCTCACCCAGGCCAAAGTTCATTATCAAGTGTGGTGGCGTGGCCATGTATGTATTGTCGTGGGTGTTTGTAGCTGACATTTTCCGTTTTGCATACCGTAAAAGCAGCGTGAAATTCCAGCACTGGAAGAGTCCAGCTCAAGTACATGCTGATATCAACGGCCAAGAAATTAAGAGGGACTAA